The genome window AGACGCCGAACGAGAACATCAGCCGAGGGTTCGCCGACCACCGCGACGAGACGCGGAAACAGGTCGAACGGCTGGAGCGCGTGTTCGACGCCATCGACCGCGACCCGTTCGAGCACGAGGTACACGCGCTCGACGGCATGCTCCAGGACAAGCAGTCGTTCGACGAGATGGTCGGAGAAGACGAACTCCGCAACGTCCACTATCTCGGTGCCGGAATGAAGACCGAGCGGTTCGAGATAACGAGCTACGAGAGCCTCCAGATGCTCGCCGACAGACTCGACATGGGTAGCGACGTGACCGACCCGCTGGAACAGAACCTCGACGAAGAGCAGCGAACTCTGGACGAACTCCAGACGATGGCGACCGGGTCGAAGCTCAAGGAACTGTTCCAGAAGCTCACCGGCTGAACCGGGTCGTCAGCCGAGCGGTCGGGCGTCGAGCGTCCGGCCCCGGCGGAACGTTTTTCGACACCGCTCGACGTTTCCGGGAGTTCAGTCCGAGCGGTCGGCGCCTTCCAGAGACGCCCCGAGCAGCTGCGAGAGTCCGTTTCGGAGGTGTTCGTGGAACGTCGCGGGAGCGATGCCGAGCCCCTCGGCGATCTCCTCGCCGGTGCTCTCGCGCGGCCAGGTGAAGTAGCCGGCGGCGAACGCCGCTTCGAGAGCGGCCTGCTGTTTGTCCGTGAGTCGCGAGGCCAGCGCGGACTGGAACTGCTTGAGCGTCTGGACGCTGCGCGTCGTCGACCGCTGGGCGACGAGCTCGGCGTCGGGGTACGCCCGTTGGACCGCGGTGGCGATTTCGCGGATGTCTATCTCGTGGGGCACTTCGGCGACGACGCGGAACTCGCCGTCCTCGACGACGGCCTCTACCACCTGGCCGCCGTACGTCGCCAGTTTCGAGGTGATAGGCGTCTCCGGCGAGCGAATCTCGACCAGACAGCCGT of Haloprofundus halophilus contains these proteins:
- a CDS encoding YciE/YciF ferroxidase family protein: MATETQSLQTLRDLFEYELGAMYYVENRLVDTLDELAMQTPNENISRGFADHRDETRKQVERLERVFDAIDRDPFEHEVHALDGMLQDKQSFDEMVGEDELRNVHYLGAGMKTERFEITSYESLQMLADRLDMGSDVTDPLEQNLDEEQRTLDELQTMATGSKLKELFQKLTG